In Ignavibacteria bacterium, a single window of DNA contains:
- a CDS encoding glycosyltransferase family 1 protein — MLKILHIAVENYAGVPYSYVQMHRASGDEAKLVTFYHTPYKFPEEACLNYFVPRNFISNYWRKSKIENLHKSVERKEKSYPIYFEPKNFFESLYFDVAESLRTKKIMAFIEEHELNKYDVIHYDGGMDFFRDSRIAKNWKTDGKKIVCCYFGSDLRSRGLMRELDRISDLNLTSEFDHLKMHPTVHYLFYPFNIDELPIRKKNDSEKIKIIHTPTNRKFKGTSLILKVINKIKKDRKIDFILLEKQIRSKVLDVKSTCDICIDQVGGAMGGTGYGKSGLESLGMGIPTLTNMTKEYEDFLPSNPFVVANNEDQLYSKLMELIDSRELREKVSIKSRKWVEEYHSFEKVNSALKQHYREHGIL, encoded by the coding sequence GTGTTAAAAATTCTTCACATAGCAGTAGAAAATTATGCTGGCGTACCTTATTCTTATGTGCAAATGCATAGGGCATCCGGAGACGAAGCGAAGCTGGTAACATTCTATCATACACCTTATAAATTTCCCGAAGAAGCTTGTTTAAATTATTTTGTTCCGAGAAACTTCATCTCGAACTATTGGCGAAAGAGTAAAATTGAAAATCTACACAAATCTGTAGAACGTAAAGAAAAATCGTATCCTATCTATTTTGAACCTAAAAATTTTTTTGAGTCACTATATTTCGATGTTGCCGAATCACTTCGCACCAAAAAAATAATGGCATTCATTGAAGAACATGAATTGAACAAATACGATGTTATTCACTACGATGGTGGAATGGATTTTTTTAGGGATTCAAGAATTGCAAAAAATTGGAAAACAGATGGAAAAAAGATTGTTTGCTGTTACTTTGGTAGTGATTTACGATCTCGCGGATTGATGAGAGAGCTTGATAGAATTTCTGATCTGAATCTAACTTCTGAATTCGATCATCTCAAAATGCATCCGACCGTACATTACTTATTTTATCCATTCAATATCGATGAATTGCCGATTCGAAAAAAAAATGATTCAGAGAAAATTAAGATTATTCACACACCGACAAACAGAAAGTTCAAGGGAACTTCGCTTATTCTGAAAGTGATTAACAAAATTAAAAAAGACCGCAAGATCGATTTCATTCTATTGGAAAAACAGATTCGTTCAAAAGTGCTTGATGTCAAATCGACTTGTGATATTTGCATCGATCAAGTTGGCGGCGCTATGGGAGGAACCGGGTATGGCAAAAGCGGACTTGAAAGTCTTGGAATGGGAATTCCAACACTCACTAATATGACGAAGGAGTATGAAGACTTTCTTCCTTCCAATCCATTTGTTGTCGCAAATAATGAAGATCAGCTTTATTCGAAACTTATGGAGCTGATTGATTCACGAGAATTACGTGAAAAAGTTAGTATTAAATCTAGGAAGTGGGTGGAGGAGTATCATTCATTTGAAAAAGTTAATTCAGCATTGAAGCAGCATTACCGCGAGCATGGGATCCTCTGA
- a CDS encoding GNAT family N-acetyltransferase: MIEVSEFNLGKIRDEDWNDFIDKSDNGTIFHRRDFLAYHPKDRFIDSSLVFEKSSKLFSVLPAIEFKNDGKKIFYSHRGASYGSFVYDSSLNIKDSFELVESLIDHCRGKKYNRIILTLPPIIYCTKVSNYIDFALVKNGFNYLKREVSSVVSLDFDDENLVYTYRPEARTALKKSLKSGVEIAETDRFEEYYEILKQNLKMRHNVNPTHTLDELKKIKNIFPTKVRLFGAFAKSKLVAGVCNFSANKKVVLAFYISHDENAQEYRPVNLLFYEIMRKYKSEGFNYLDFGIFTVNMEPNWGLGRFKENFGARGIFRDTFYLDL, from the coding sequence ATGATAGAAGTCAGCGAATTTAATTTAGGTAAAATAAGAGACGAAGATTGGAATGATTTTATCGATAAATCCGACAATGGTACGATTTTTCACCGAAGAGATTTTTTAGCTTATCACCCAAAAGATAGATTTATCGACTCATCATTAGTGTTCGAAAAAAGCAGTAAATTATTCTCGGTCCTTCCGGCAATTGAATTTAAGAATGATGGGAAGAAAATATTTTATTCTCATCGAGGGGCTTCTTACGGTTCTTTTGTTTATGATTCTTCGCTAAACATTAAAGATTCATTCGAACTTGTTGAATCACTCATCGATCACTGCAGAGGCAAAAAATACAATCGTATAATTCTCACGCTTCCGCCAATTATTTATTGCACGAAAGTTTCGAATTATATCGACTTTGCTTTAGTGAAGAATGGATTCAATTATTTGAAAAGAGAAGTCTCAAGTGTCGTGTCACTGGATTTCGATGATGAGAACTTAGTTTATACTTACCGACCGGAAGCAAGAACAGCTTTAAAAAAATCTTTGAAATCTGGAGTTGAGATTGCCGAGACCGATCGTTTTGAAGAATACTATGAAATCTTAAAACAAAATCTAAAGATGCGGCACAATGTCAATCCAACACACACTTTAGATGAATTGAAGAAAATAAAAAATATTTTTCCTACTAAAGTTAGATTGTTTGGCGCTTTTGCGAAATCTAAGTTAGTTGCTGGAGTATGTAATTTCTCTGCAAATAAAAAGGTCGTGCTTGCCTTCTATATCTCCCATGATGAAAATGCTCAAGAATATCGTCCTGTTAATTTACTTTTTTATGAAATCATGAGAAAATATAAATCAGAAGGATTCAATTATCTTGATTTTGGGATTTTCACAGTAAATATGGAACCGAATTGGGGATTAGGAAGATTCAAAGAAAACTTTGGTGCGAGAGGAATTTTCCGTGACACATTTTATTTAGACCTTTAG